From the genome of Halomonas sp. LR3S48:
TGTACTGCAGCTGTGGCAATGCAGAGCTCAGCCGAAATCAGGCATGGGCAACCTTCCAGGCGCAGGAGTCGGGTAGTCAGCGTGTGGTGGCGTGCCGTGCGTGCGGGTGGACGGAACTGGTCAGCTTCGATCGACGGATACGCCGGGCTGCCGAAGCGCTGGCGGAGTAAGCCGAGGGCGCGGCTCTACGCGATTCTACGGTAGACCTCGGCTCCTTGCTTTGCCAGCCGGCGGATGATGGATTTGTGGCCTTCGGTAAGGTCGTCGTGGGCGTCGTGGGCAGTGGGATCTGACATGCTTACTCCTGTTCACTCGGTGGGCTTGAGAAAACAGTATCGCCTCGGCACAACGAAAAAACCGCCTCATCGCTTCCGTTTCCGGTTTGATGGGCGGTTCGTTGGGTAGCTTAGCAATTCGGCGCTAAGTTACTGATAATTCGGGTGAGCTGGCGGAGGGACAGGGATTCGAACCCTGGGAAGGCTCTCACCTTCGCCGGTTTTCAAGACCGGTGCATTCAACCGCTCTGCCATCCCTCCGGCTCACGGGGGCGAATATTACCAGTTATGCTCATAAGGTCAAGCTTCCCAGCCAAGGAGGCCGGATGTCATCTCATGCCAGTTCACCAGTGCGGCCATCCGCCGCCGTGGCCGCCGCCGTTGTTATCCGGGGGAGGGTGCTGATGGTGCGTCGGCGCAACCCTCCCAATGCCGGCATGCTGGCGCTTCCGGGAGGGCGAGTGGAACCGGGCGAGCCGCTGATGGAGGCTGCCGTACGCGAATTGCGCGAAGAGACCGGCATCGTGGCCGACCCAGAGCGGGTGCTGACGGCCATCGATCAGTTCCAGTACGACGACGAAGGTTGCCTGTTGAGCCACTTCGTCATAGTGGTGGTGATCTGTCGCTGGGTCGGTGGAACCGCTATCGCGGGTGACGATGCCAGTGAAGTTCAATGGCTCGACGTCGCTCGGGTTGGCTGCGAATCGAGCCTCTGTGCCAGCGCCAGGCGTATCGCCCTCGAGGTGCTTGCAGAGACATCGAGACGATGAAGGTTCGTTGAGTCTTGTAGAACTAAGGACTTGCGCCGGGAACCAACCAACGGCATCCTTGGTCAACAGCAGAGATCAAACCAAGATCAATCACAGGGAGCTCTGGATCAATGGCCTATCACGACACACATGTGGCCCAGCACTCGTCACAGGCCGTCAGTGCCAACAAGGTGCTGCGCAACACCTATGCGCTACTGGCGATGACACTGCTGTTCTCCGCCGTCACAGCGGGTGCCGCCATGGCCATGGGCATCGAGCGGATGAACATCCTGGTCTTCTTCGTCGGTGCATACGGCTTGATGTTCCTGGTGCACAAGACCGCCAACTCGGCCATGGGCCTGCTGGCAACCTTCGCCTTCACCGGCTTCATGGGTTTTACCCTCGGTCCGATCCTCAGTGCGTACCTGGCCCTGCCCAACGGTGCCGCGCTGATCATGAATGCCCTGGCAATGACCGCACTGACCTTCATCGGTCTCTCCGCCGTGGCACTGGTAACCAAGAAGGACTTCAGTTTCCTGGGCAACTTCCTCATGGCGGGTGCCATCGTGCTGATCCTGGCCATGGTGGCGGGCCTGGTCTTCCAGATCCCCACCCTGATGCTCATGGTATCGGCAGGCTTCGTGCTGTTCTCCTCGGCCGCCATTCTCTACCAGACCAGCGAGATCGTGCATCGCGCCGGCGAGACCAACTATATCCTCGCCACCATCACCCTGTACGTCTCGATCTACAATCTCTTCATCAGCCTGCTGTCGCTGCTTGGTATCATGAGCAGCGACTGACAACCGACAGGTCAGGCATCGCCAGGCCCCGCCGATGCGGGGCCTGCGTGTTTGAGAAAGCAGGAACTACCATGCGCTATGGTCTACTCGTCGAGGGAGCGCCCTACAGCAGCCAGGCTGCCCATTCCGCATTGCGCTTTGCCTCGGCGCTGATCGCGAAAGGGCACCGATTGGAGGGCGTCTTCTTCTACCATGACGGGGTGTACAATGCGGCACGCCTTGCCGCACCACCCCAGGACGAGCCGCACCTGTACGATGCGTGGTGCTCGCTGAATGCCGAGCACGGCACTCAGCTGCAAGTCTGTATCGCCGCCGCACTGCGACGTGGGCTACTCGATCCACGGGAAGCCGACCGTCATGGCAAGCTGGGCCATAGCGTCGAAGCGCCCTTCGAGTTGACGGGGCTCGGCCAACTGATCGATCTGGGGCAAGCGGTCGATCGGCTGGTGACCTTTGCCCCCTGAGGAAGCGACGATGACATCCCGTATGAGTGTCGACGGCGATTTACTGGTCATCCTGCGGCATGCGCCACACGGCAGCAGTTGGCTGCGCGAAGGGCTCGATGCGGCACTGGTGGCCGCCGCCTTCGGACAGTCGGTAAGCCTGTTGTTCCAGGGCGACGGCATCCTGGCCCTGGCCAGGGAGCAGCAGGTTGGCCCCCTGGGCCAGAAGGGTACTGCGGCCACCCTGGACATGCTGGCGATGTACGACATCGAGTCGCTGCACTTCGACCTGGAGGCGTGCGAGCGTTTCGGGCTCACCCCGCAGGACCTGCAGCTCCCCGCCGCTGGGGTCGATGCCAGTTCGATTCCACAGCTGATCGCCGGGCATCGGCTGGTCCTGACATTCTGAATGCCCCCCATCTGCGAGGATGCCCATGATCCTGCACATTCTCAATCGACCGCCCAGTTCGAGCCTGATCTATCGCGACGCGCTCGCCGCGATGGGCAGCGGGGACCGGCTGCTACTGATCGAGGATGGCGTCCTGGGCGCCATGACGGCGCAGGTGCGCCACTTCCAGGCGATAGATGGACACCTATTCGCCTTGCGCGAAGATCTGAGCGCGCGCGGGCTTCTGGGCCAGTGCGACGCAAGCGTTCAGGTCGTCGATGTGGATGGCTTCGTCACCCTGACCGAAGAGGCCGACAAGACAGTGAGCTGGTTCTGATGGCTTCAGCCGAGATCGAACGCTACCTGAACGTCGGCGATGAGCCTATCGCGCTCGACCCCGAGGGCTATCTCATCGACCTGACGGTATGGACGCCAGCCGTGGCCGAGGCCCTTGCTGCAGAGGAGGGGCGGGAGCTCACAGCGGAGCACTGGGAGGTGATCGAGGTGATTCGCGGTTTCTATTCACGCTACGAGGCGTCGCCGGCCATGCGCCCACTGGTCAAGGCGGTAGGCCAAGCCCTGGGGCCGGAAAAAGGCCGTTCGCTGCACCTGATGAAACTCTTCCCCGACAGCCCCGCCAAGGTGGCGGCTCGCCTTGCCGGGTTGCCGAAGCCCGCCAACTGCCTGTGATGGCCGCGACATGAATTTCCTTGCCCATGCCTGGCTTGCCCGCGGCGGAAGCGACGACTTCCTCTACGGCAACCTGATCGCAGACGGCGTGAAGGGGGGCGATCTGTCGGCGTGGCCGGACGAGGTTGCCAATGGCATTCGTCATCACCGCCGTGTCGACGCCTTCGTCGATACGCACCCCGTGGTACTCGCGGCACGCAGGCGTGCACCTCAGGAGTATCGGCGCTACGCAGGCATCGCCCTCGACCTGGTGTGGGATCACTTCGTGGCACGGGAGCTCGCACTCGACAGGCAGGAATCCCGCCTGGTGCTACGCAGCTACCGGGTACTCGGCCGCCATCCCGCTCCGGCCCGCCTGGAGCGCATGGTTCCGGCGCTGGTCGCTCAGGACTGGCTGCACCGCTATGCCGACTTCGGCTTCACCTGCGATGCAATACGCGGTATCGGTCAGCGCCTCTCGGGCCCCAATCGTCTGGCGCCATTGGTACCCTGGCTGAAAGAGGATTACCCCGACCTCAAGCGTGACTTCCGCCACCTGTGGCCGGCGGTCACCGATGTGCTCGAGATTCCCGATCCCTGAGCCGGTCCGATCGAGCCGACACCACACTCCCCACGGTTCCGGGCTCGTCAGCTCGGTGGCATCTCGTCAGTGATTATCCAGGCTCGCGGCTGGTGGAAATCCTGCATTGCGCACGCGCTTTCGGCTCGCAGGCACGCGCGAGCAGGTGAACCAGGATGATGGAGGCACAGACCGGCACGGCGATCGCTACCCAGGACATCGGAAACCCGAGCGTGTCTGCGCTGAGTCGTGCCTGGCGTGCAATGAAGCCGCGTGTCATGTCCATTCCCGGGCCGAACAGGCTGAAATAGACCACCGGCATCAAGAAAATAAGCACCGCCGCACCGCGCACGCTTGCCGTGAGCCGCCTCCAGGGCAGCCCTCTGCCGTGAAAAGGATCCTGAAAGAGCGCCGGGTCGGCTTTCGACTTGAAGGAGAGGGTGGCGCCGAGAAGTCCACTCCAGACCATCATGTAGCGGGCCATTTCCTCCGTCCAGGACGGTGGGGCGCTGAAGGCATAGCGCGCCATGACCTGAATTGCCACGAACACCAGCATTGCCGTCAGACACAGCACCGCAAGGCGTCGGGTCAGCCAGTCGAGCCAGTCACTGAGAATGATGATTGAGCGGTACATATCCGGGGCACCCTGTCATGAGCATGATGATTGCCCAGCCTCGAGCGGTTGCGAACTCGGCTTCGAGCCTGGGCAATGAAGGTTGCGTACTCACTCGGATAAACGGGCACGTTGAGCGAGCCCCGACCAAGTCTCCACCTGTTCCGGTGTCAGGGCGGTGTCATGGTAGACCGGCTGTGACAGTTCGCGGAATCTTTCTCTTGCCGTATCCGATAGCACTAGCACCTCCACGCCCGCGGTCTCGAGCTCCGCCAGTGCCTTTGGCGTGATTTCTTCCAGCCAGGTGCGATTGGCCCGATTGGCGACCTCGACCGCCTCGTCGACGATTTGTCTCTCGTCATCGCTCAGGCCCCGGTACCAGTCATCCGAGACGAGGACGGCACGCAGCGCATTCATGACATTGGCATCGGTGAAATAGCGCACGATATCCGTCTGGCCGAACATGATGGGTACGAGTGGCGTATTGATGTAGCCATCGACGATGCCTGTCTGCAGGGCGGCGGGCACTTCTCCCCACGAGACGATTGTCCCGTTGGACCCCCAGGCCTTGTAGAGGGCGATCTGAGCATCATCGAGGGCTCGCATCCGCAGATCGTTCATGTCGTCAGGTGCGGTGACGGCCTTTCGTGTCGTGATGATGCCCGAAGGCGGCCCGAGCGGTACGATCGCCAGTAGTCGAACGCTGGCATGTGCGATGTCATCATTGATTCGAGTCAACACATCGCCTTCGGCCAAGGCCCGGTCCATATGGGCCACACCATCGAATAGATAAGGCAATCGAACACCAAAGATGAATGGATCGATGCGAGCGACAGAGTTCACATCCGATAGCGATACTTCCAGCAGCCCCATTGATATCTGGTCAAGCTTTTCCGCTTCTCCCCCAATGGCGTCACGTGGTAGCTCCCTGGCCATCAGGCCTCGCTCGTTGAGCGCTTCGGTGAAGTGGTGCGCCCAGACATAGGAGCCTGACCTCTCGAGATCCGGCGGGCTGTCGAGGGCAACCTTGATCTCATTGCTCAAGGCTACGGTGGGTAACGCAAGAAGGGCGCTGGCCAAGGCAAGCTTTTGCCACAGTTTCATGGCGTATCTCCTTTGTGGTTGTTATCGTCAATCTACGTTGAAGCCAAATATTCGCGGCAGCATCAGGCTGATTTCAGGAAAGAATGCGATGATCGACAGGGTGACGATCTGTACGGCGATAAACGGCAGGGTCGCCAGGGCGAGTCGCCAGTAGTTCAGCTTCGCGATCGCCGCCACCACGATGAGGCACTTGCCGAGCGGTGGCGTAATCAGGCCGATGCAAAGGTTGAAGCACACCACGATGCCCAGGTGTACCGGGCTGATACCCTGCAGCAGTGCAGTGGGGGCGAGCAGTGGAACAAGCAGGGTGAGCGCCACGGGCGTGTCCATGAACATCCCGGCGATCAGCAGAACAACGATCAGCAGGATGAGGTATCGAGTCCCGGTGAGTCCCGCTGATTCCACCCATCCTGACAACAATTGCGGCCAGCCGAGCAGTCCTGCCAGATAGCTCAGTACTGCGATTGCACACAAGATGATGAAGATTGCCCCCGTCAAGCGGGCCGTTGCCTCGGCAGCCTCATAGAAGAGCTTGGGCGTCATGCCTCCAAGCAGCCTGCCGACAAGGATGGCGGCCACGACGGCCAGTGCGGCGCCCTCGGTGGGCGTCGTCAGGCCAAAGACAATACTGCCAAGGATGATGACGGGTATGGCCAGGGCGGGGGCGGCCCTCAGGAAGCTGGCTCGGAGAGGCGGAACATCGATAGCACTGCCGCCAGGATGGTCCTGTCGCCGTGCAAGCCAGCCATTCATGCCGAACAGCATGCCGGCCAGCAGCAGGCCGGGAAGGATGCCGGCTACGAAAAGCGCTGCAACCGAGGTGCCGGTCAATCCTCCGTAGATGATCATGATGATGCTGGGCGGGATGATCGGTCCGATCATGGAGGAGGCGGCAGTGATGGCCCCGGCATAATAGGGCGAGTAACCGCGCTCCCGCATGGCGGGGATCAAGGTATTCGACACCGCTGCCGCGTCGGCCACGGCCGATCCCGATATGCCGGAAAAGAACAAGCTGGTCATGATGTTGACGTGCCCCAGCCCGCCCTTGAGGCGTCCCAGCAAGGCCATCGCCAGGTCGATCAAGGCTCGCGTTACCCCGGTCCGGTTCATTAGCTCGCCGGTGAGGATGAACAACGGCATAGCCATGAAGGCGAAGACATCCAGTTGGGAGAAGATGCGCTGGGGAACGATGGCCAGATACTGTGGATAGCCCGCTGCAATGAAGGCGAGGATCGCGGTGGCGCCCATCAGATAGGCGAACGCCGTACCGGTGGTGAGGAATACCAGAAAGGCTGCGATAACGTACGCCATGGCTGACTCCTAGACCGGAACAGACGCCGACGTTGCGGAATGGCCGTCGTTCGAACCCGGCGGCGCCGTGACGATGGACTTCAACTCCGGTGTGGGCTCTGAAAGCCTGGCAAGGTCCGGTTTCGGCCGACGTGTTGTCGGTATCGATTCGAAGCCCAGCTCGATGGCCTGAGCGGCCTGCAGCAATTGGGCGTCGCCCCTGAACTTGCCGATCACCTGGATGCCGAATGGCATGCCGGCATGATCAATGCCGCACGGCATCGACAGGACCGGGTTGTTGGCCAGCGTGACGACATAGGTGAGTGCCAGCCAGCGATAGTACGGTGAGAGCGTCATGCCGTCGATACGGTCGGCATAGGGCTGCTGCCAGCCGAAGGGAGTGACCGGCGATACCGGAGCAAGCACTACATCCACGTCGGCAATGGTCTGCTGGAAGCTTCGAAAAAGCCGTGTCTGTTCGGCATGAGCCCAGGCCCGGTCGGCCAGGGTCATGGATGAGCCGATCTCATAGTTGACCCTGACGTCGGGGGCGAGGAGCGCCGGATTTCTCCTGTAGTCGTCATGGAAGGCGGCAACGAAACTCTCGGCACGAATGATGTCGAAGCACCGATCAGCCTCGCTCAAGTCGAAATCGAGCGGTCGACAGTCACCGAACAGTGGCGCAATCGTTTCCATGCGTTCGCGGAATACCTTGCGTATGCCACTGTCGACGGCGCACACGCCGAAGTCCTCGGTATAGCCAACTCGCAATGCCCTCAGGTCTGGCGGAGCGGAAGTATCGAAGATGGCGGGATCGTTCTTTCCGGAGAGCGGGTCGCGCGAGTCACAGCCGACCATTGCACGAAGTAGCAAGCAAATATCGCCAACGTTTCGCGCCATGGGGCCAAGCAGAGATATCGATGACCAGCCAAGTGGGCGGGTCGCGTGTGGCACAAGGTCGGGAGAGGGGCGAAAGCCCACGACGCCGCATAGTGCAGCCGGAATGCGCAGTGACCCGCCGGTGTCCGATCCGGTGCAAAGGGGAAGCATGTCGAGAGCGAGTGCCGCGGCCGATCCCCCCGATGACCCGCCGGCATTCAACATGGGATCGAAGGGGTTTCCGGTGGCCCCCCACACCGGGTTCCTGGTATTGGCGCCGGCGCCCATCTCCGGCACATTGGTCTTGCCGACCACGATGGCCCCGGCCTGGCGCAGCGATGCCACCAAGGGCTGGTCGGCAGTGGGAACGTGGTCCCGAAAACGAGGAGAGCCATAGGTCGTGAGGAGGTCCTTCGTTTCCTGAAGGTCCTTGATCCCGATGGGCAGGCCGTGCAGCGGACCGATGGGGTCGCCGCGGCGCAAGTGACGCTCCGCTTCGCGTGCTTCTGCACGGGCCCGTTCATAGCTGGTAGCAGTAATGGCATTGACTGCCGGGTTCAGTCGTTCGATCCGTGAAATACAGGATGACAGGATCTCGACGGGTGAGACTTCTCCCTGCCGCATCAGGAGCGACAGTTCGTTAGCCGAAAGGGGCGCCAGGAGGTTGTCTACAGACATGGGTCACGCCTCAACCGAGCAAAGGGTCCAAGGATTGCCATGACTCGAGCGTACTCAGCGGGCTGGAGGCGGACCAATGAAATCTTGCGGCCAGCACATTACCAAAAGGTAATGCCATCGGATGGTAAGTCGTTTGTCGATGTCACAGGGGGGCGAAGCGTGATTGCCGACTGGCCTGCTCCAGACACTCGCGAAACAGGTTGGACGTCGCATTGGACGAATCCTTTCTCCAGTAACAGCGAGCCTCCGAGAGTACGCCTTCCATTTGCAGCGGCAGGATGGTCAGGTCTCCCTTGCCTGCATGGTGCCGCGCGAGCCATTGGGGCATGAGACTGATGAAGGGAGAGATTCGCATGAGCTCGATATTGAGCGGGAGTGACGTGGATTCGACATGACCGGGTGGAAATGCGAGCCCAGACCTGGCAAGAAAGGTATCGATGCCCTGTCGTGCCAGCGATCCCGCGGCCGGGCTGATCCATGGCCAGGCGACCGCATCCTTCCAGTCGATATCCTGTCGTCCTGCCAGTGGGTGCTGCACGCCGGCCACCAGCAGAATGGGTTCGCGCAGAAGGGCGGCCTGCTCGATCCCTTCACGGAAGAGGGGTTCCCAGACCCGGGCGATCAGCAAATCCAACCCGCCGCTCTCCAGCATCGGTAACAGCTGATTGAAATGCCCCTCCACGACCGAGACGACCGCTGGCGGTGCAGTAACCTTCAGCAATCTTATCGCCTCCGGCAGCAGAGTCGGGGCAAGCGAAGTGACGACTCCTACCACGACTCGGCCGCCCAGTCCTCGATGCAGGGCATCGACGTCGAACTCGGCCCGTTCGATCTGCTGCACGACTTCCCTCGCATGCGTGGCCAGCCTTTCTCCAATGGGGGTCAGGACGATGCGGTTGCCCTGTCGTTGCACGATGGGGGCATTCAGGGCCCGCTCGATTTCGCCGATCTGTTTGGAAATCGCGGGCTGAGTGACATTCAGTTCCTGCGCCACGCGACTGACCTGTCCCATCTCGGCCAGCATGGCGATCGTGCGCAGGTGCCTGAGTTTCAACACGTGCTTGAAGAATCGCTTGATGTCCTGATTGGCTTCCGGCATCTCGGTGTTCTCGATAGAGGAGTCGCTGCTGGCCCACTAGTTGAAACCGGCGAGGAGCAGCCCTCGTGAGGCAACGTCGAAGTGCTTCTCGAGAGCAGAGCGAGCCGCACCGGGATCACGTGCAGCGATCGCCTCTGCGATCGCTGCATGCAGAGCCATGACCTCCTCGCGCGCAGTCTCCGAGGTGCGATAGCGCCAAACGATGGCGTTGGTGTCGCGCATGGTGGCAGTCAGGGCCGATACCAGTACCGGAAACAATGGATTCCGTGTCGCCTGTGCCATCGCTATGTGAAACGCGATGTCGGATTCGGTCATTTCCTCAACCTCGTCGCGCGCCAGCCGCATCCGGTCGGCCAGATCCAAGAGCTCACGCGCCTCGGCCTCGCTGCGTCTCACTGCCGCCAACTCCACGATACGCAGCTCAATGGCACGTCGCGCATCCAGCAACTGTTGGGGATTGAGCTGCTCGGTGCGCAGGGCATGCGACAGGGTCAAGGTGATGGCTGTATCGTCGAACACCGCCACGCGTGTCCGGCGGCCGGCGCTCATCTCGAGCACGCGCATGGCGGCCAGCGATTTGAATGCCTCACGCACCACGGTACGGCTGACCTCGAGCACCTCGATGAAATGAGCCTCGCTCGGCAGCAGATCGCCTGCCATAAGCCCCTGTCGATGAATGTGGTCAAGAATGCTGCGCATCGCTTTATCCACCATCGTCTCGGGGGCTGCGTCCTCACTGTCATACTTCACTGTCATCCGACATCCTCTGCCCAGGGTCTCGCCGCGTGCCTGCAATTCATGATGCCACACGGGCAGGGCGTCTGGTTGCATCCTTCTCAACTTCTAACATATCTTGTGCAAAACCTATCATATAGGTTAGCTAGTACCGCGCGGTACGACCGGGCGAAGAGATCAAGGAGGGAAACATCAATGAAACCCGTGATTGAAGCGCTGGTCGATGCCTTGGGCGAGCAGGCCGTGGTGCATGGAGCCCAAGTCGCACAGCGTGCTACGAGCTACTGGGATGCATCCCCCACCCAGGCACTTGCGGTGGTCAAGCCGCGTACCACCGATGAGGTCAGTACGGCGCTCGAGATTTGCCATCGCTACGACCAGCCCATCGTCACCCAGGGCGGGCTGACGGGGTGCGTACAAGGCGCGGTAGCCTCGAACGAAGAGGTCATCATCTCGCTGGAGCGCATGAACGCCATCGAATCCATCGATCCGATCGGAGGCAGTGCGACGGTCCAGGCGGGCGTTACCTTGCAGGCCCTGCAGGAGGCGGCGCGCGAGCACGACTGCCTGTTTGCACTGGACCTGGGGGCACGCGGCAGCTGCACCATTGGTGGCAACGTGGCGACCAACGCCGGGGGCATCAGCGTGATGCGCTATGGCATGATGCGAAGCCAGGTTCTCGGTCTGGAAGCGGTGCTCGCCGACGGCACGGTGATGTCGAGCATGGACGAGGTGCTCAAGAACAATGCGGGCTACGATCTCAAGCACTTGATGATCGGTACCGAAGGCACGCTCGGGATCGTGACCCGGGCGGTACTGCGCCTGCACCCGTTGCCGAGAAGTTGCAATACAGCCCTGGCCGCCCTGACTTCTTTCGAGGCGGTGACGCAGCTGCTGACGGAGATGCAGAGAAACCTGGCAGGCACACTGAGCGCTTACGAGGTGATGTGGAACAGCTACTACCAAGCGGCTACCGAACCGGGAGGGCATGCGCCGCTATTGGACCGGGAGTATCCGTTCTACGTCCTGCTGCAGGCAGAAGGTGCCGACCATGAGCGCGATGCGGCCCTCTTCGAGCGTTTGCTCGAGGGCGCGCTGGAAACCGGCGTGATCGTCGATGCGGTGATCCCGAAATCCGAGGCCGAGCGTCGCGCCCTGTGGGATGTGCGCGAGAATTTCGAGGCCATGCTCGCGGGGCGAACGACCTTCCTCTACGACGTGAGCCTGCCGATCCGGCAGATGGCCAGCTATGCGGAAGCCGTCAGGCAGCGAATCGTCGCTCGCTGGCCCGCCGCGCGCTGTATCCAGTTCGGTCATATCGCCGACGGTAACCTGCACCTCTTCATACAGCCCGGGAGCGAGGATGCCGATCACCTGGCAAGCGACGAGGCAGTCTACGCGCCCTTGCTCGACGTGGGTGGATCGGTGTCGGCCGAGCATGGTATCGGGGTCGAGAAGATGGCCTGGCTTGCCCGGAGCCGAAGCGAGACCGAGGTCGAGCTCATGCGTACCCTCAAGCGTGCCTGGGACCCCAAGAATCTGCTCAACCCTGGGAGAGTGTTTTCGCTGTAGTGACCGGTTTCAATCGCCCCTGAGCCAGAGGCAGTCGATCGGATCTCCCTCCTTGATGTGAGAGTCCGCCGGAATCGCCGCCAGTGCATCGGCATCCACGCAGGAGGAGAGCACACCGGAGCCCTGATCCGGAAAGGCGTGCGCTATGATGCCACTCTGATCCATGCTCAGTCGGACGCGCATATAGTGCCGCCGAGGCCCGGTGTGGGTGGAGAATGCAGCTCTCGATGGCAGCGTCGGCAGGCTGGCCAGGCGAGGGCAGGCGAGCAGGGCGCCCATCAGAGGGCGCAGGAAGAGCCAGGCGGCAACGAAGCTGGAGACGGGATTGCCAGGCAGGCCGACGAAGCGCACTTCGCGCCCATCTCTGGCGGGAAGCCTCCCCAGCGCCAGGGGTTTGCCGGGCTTGAGTGCCAGACGCCACAGGTCGAGCTGGCCGATAGCCTCGAGGGCAGCCTTGACATGGTCCTCCTCGCCGACGCTGACGCCGCCAGTGGTCACCACCACGTCGGCCTGTTCCGCCGCCAGCGCCAGCATGGCGCGTGTGTCTTCTGCGTCATCGGGCATCGAGGCGCTGAAGGAGACCTCGGCACCAAACCGTTCCAGCAAATCCCGCAGCATGGGCCGGTTGCTGTTGTAGATCTGGCCGGCGGCCAGCGGCTGGCCAGGCTCGACGATTTCGTCACCGCTGGTGAGCAGGGCGACACGCGGCCGTCGACGCACCGACACCTCGACGATGCCCTGGCTCGCCAGATGTCCCAACGCTGCGGCATCCAGGCGCTGCCCGCTGTCGAGCAGCACACCTCCCGCCGTTACATCGCTACCACGATGGCGTACGTTGTTGTCCTTCGGCACATGTCCCGGCATGAGTGCTTCACTACCGTCGACCTCTACTTTTTCCTGCATCACCACGCAATCGGCGCCGGGCGGCAGCGGGGCACCGGTGAAGATCCGCGCGCAGGTGCCCCGCGCGAGAGGAAGTGGTTGGCTTCCCGCCGCAATACGCTGGCTGATCGACAGGCGTCGTCCGGCATCATCATGATGCAGGGCGTAACCGTCCATCGCGCTGTTGTCGAACGGCGGCACGTCGAGCCGGGCAACGACCTCGTCGGCCAGAATCCGCCGTCCGGCCATTTCACAGGCCACGATTTCCGCTTCCACCGGGGCGAGGTCCTTGAGCAGGGCGGCAAGGGCCGCCTCGATGGACTGCAGTTCAGACATGCTGACCTCGTTCGGGAATGACCAGGTTGGCGAAGTTGCATGGCTTGTGCCGGCTGTCGAGCTGTTCGGCGAGCAGGCCGTCCCAGGCCGTGCGGCAGGCACCGCTCGATCCCGGCAGACAGAACACCGCGGTGGCGTTGGCCAGCCCGCCGAGACAGCGGCTCTGGATGGTCGAACTGCCGATCTCCTGCCAGGAAAGCTGGCGGAACTGCTCGCCGAAACCCTCGATACGCTTGTCCAGTAGCACCGATACCGCTTCGGGGGTGGAATCCCGGCCGGTGAACC
Proteins encoded in this window:
- a CDS encoding NUDIX hydrolase, translating into MSSHASSPVRPSAAVAAAVVIRGRVLMVRRRNPPNAGMLALPGGRVEPGEPLMEAAVRELREETGIVADPERVLTAIDQFQYDDEGCLLSHFVIVVVICRWVGGTAIAGDDASEVQWLDVARVGCESSLCASARRIALEVLAETSRR
- a CDS encoding Bax inhibitor-1/YccA family protein, with translation MAYHDTHVAQHSSQAVSANKVLRNTYALLAMTLLFSAVTAGAAMAMGIERMNILVFFVGAYGLMFLVHKTANSAMGLLATFAFTGFMGFTLGPILSAYLALPNGAALIMNALAMTALTFIGLSAVALVTKKDFSFLGNFLMAGAIVLILAMVAGLVFQIPTLMLMVSAGFVLFSSAAILYQTSEIVHRAGETNYILATITLYVSIYNLFISLLSLLGIMSSD
- the tusD gene encoding sulfurtransferase complex subunit TusD, with product MRYGLLVEGAPYSSQAAHSALRFASALIAKGHRLEGVFFYHDGVYNAARLAAPPQDEPHLYDAWCSLNAEHGTQLQVCIAAALRRGLLDPREADRHGKLGHSVEAPFELTGLGQLIDLGQAVDRLVTFAP
- the tusC gene encoding sulfurtransferase complex subunit TusC; translated protein: MTSRMSVDGDLLVILRHAPHGSSWLREGLDAALVAAAFGQSVSLLFQGDGILALAREQQVGPLGQKGTAATLDMLAMYDIESLHFDLEACERFGLTPQDLQLPAAGVDASSIPQLIAGHRLVLTF
- the tusB gene encoding sulfurtransferase complex subunit TusB; this encodes MILHILNRPPSSSLIYRDALAAMGSGDRLLLIEDGVLGAMTAQVRHFQAIDGHLFALREDLSARGLLGQCDASVQVVDVDGFVTLTEEADKTVSWF
- a CDS encoding TusE/DsrC/DsvC family sulfur relay protein, with amino-acid sequence MASAEIERYLNVGDEPIALDPEGYLIDLTVWTPAVAEALAAEEGRELTAEHWEVIEVIRGFYSRYEASPAMRPLVKAVGQALGPEKGRSLHLMKLFPDSPAKVAARLAGLPKPANCL
- a CDS encoding ACP phosphodiesterase, producing the protein MNFLAHAWLARGGSDDFLYGNLIADGVKGGDLSAWPDEVANGIRHHRRVDAFVDTHPVVLAARRRAPQEYRRYAGIALDLVWDHFVARELALDRQESRLVLRSYRVLGRHPAPARLERMVPALVAQDWLHRYADFGFTCDAIRGIGQRLSGPNRLAPLVPWLKEDYPDLKRDFRHLWPAVTDVLEIPDP
- a CDS encoding TRAP transporter small permease; translation: MYRSIIILSDWLDWLTRRLAVLCLTAMLVFVAIQVMARYAFSAPPSWTEEMARYMMVWSGLLGATLSFKSKADPALFQDPFHGRGLPWRRLTASVRGAAVLIFLMPVVYFSLFGPGMDMTRGFIARQARLSADTLGFPMSWVAIAVPVCASIILVHLLARACEPKARAQCRISTSREPG
- a CDS encoding TRAP transporter substrate-binding protein → MKLWQKLALASALLALPTVALSNEIKVALDSPPDLERSGSYVWAHHFTEALNERGLMARELPRDAIGGEAEKLDQISMGLLEVSLSDVNSVARIDPFIFGVRLPYLFDGVAHMDRALAEGDVLTRINDDIAHASVRLLAIVPLGPPSGIITTRKAVTAPDDMNDLRMRALDDAQIALYKAWGSNGTIVSWGEVPAALQTGIVDGYINTPLVPIMFGQTDIVRYFTDANVMNALRAVLVSDDWYRGLSDDERQIVDEAVEVANRANRTWLEEITPKALAELETAGVEVLVLSDTARERFRELSQPVYHDTALTPEQVETWSGLAQRARLSE
- a CDS encoding TRAP transporter large permease, yielding MAYVIAAFLVFLTTGTAFAYLMGATAILAFIAAGYPQYLAIVPQRIFSQLDVFAFMAMPLFILTGELMNRTGVTRALIDLAMALLGRLKGGLGHVNIMTSLFFSGISGSAVADAAAVSNTLIPAMRERGYSPYYAGAITAASSMIGPIIPPSIIMIIYGGLTGTSVAALFVAGILPGLLLAGMLFGMNGWLARRQDHPGGSAIDVPPLRASFLRAAPALAIPVIILGSIVFGLTTPTEGAALAVVAAILVGRLLGGMTPKLFYEAAEATARLTGAIFIILCAIAVLSYLAGLLGWPQLLSGWVESAGLTGTRYLILLIVVLLIAGMFMDTPVALTLLVPLLAPTALLQGISPVHLGIVVCFNLCIGLITPPLGKCLIVVAAIAKLNYWRLALATLPFIAVQIVTLSIIAFFPEISLMLPRIFGFNVD